One window from the genome of Salvia miltiorrhiza cultivar Shanhuang (shh) chromosome 7, IMPLAD_Smil_shh, whole genome shotgun sequence encodes:
- the LOC130992559 gene encoding oligopeptide transporter 4-like, which produces MGTVEEAEPPLSQSQPPPKLDDYDDDDEISPIEQVRLTVPITDDPTLPVWTFRMWALGLLSCVLLSFLNQFFSYRRSPLVITQITVLVATLPIGRFMAAVLPSTKWTVSIPGLGPREFSLNPGPFNIKEHVLISIFANAGSAFGNGPAYAVMIVDIIIAFYGRKISFLAGWLLIITTQVLGYGWAGLLRKYVVDPAHMWWPSTLVQISLFRTLHEKDEKADEGAKKQMSRSKFFLIALTCSFLWYLFPGYLFKTLQSISWLCWAFPHSVTAQQLGSGFNGLAIGALTLDWSVVASFLFSPLISPFFAIANIFVGYFVIMYVVVPISYWGLNVYNAKTFPLYSVDLFTADGQDYDIKAIVNNNFKLDKAQYAKQGRIHLSIMFALAYGFGFATIAATISHVALFYGKEIYERFKASKKGKIDIHTRLMMKNYQDIPSWWFYILLAVTLVVALMLCIFMKDEVQMPVWALVLSAVLAFSFTLPISIITATTNQTPGLNIITEYLMGVIYPGRPIANVCFKVYGYMSMSQAVAFLSDFKLGHYMKIPPRSMFLVQFIGTMVAGTVNMSVAWWMLHSIEGICHQDPDSSSPWTCTNDHVFFDASVIWGLVSPIRIFGSQGNYPALNWFFLVGLMGPVVVWGFHRAFPQQSWIPLINLPVLLGATANLPPASALNYNAWIFVGTVFNFFVFRYRKKWWQRYNYILSAALDAGVAFMAVLLYFSTGIENKSVTWWGNEGEHCGLAICPTAKGVVVENCPVF; this is translated from the exons ATGGGAACAGTGGAAGAAGCTGAGCCTCCTCTCTCCCAATCCCAACCACCACCAAAACTGGACGActacgacgacgacgacgagaTCTCGCCGATCGAGCAAGTCCGGCTAACCGTACCGATAACCGACGACCCGACCCTACCCGTATGGACGTTCCGAATGTGGGCGCTGGGGCTCCTCTCGTGCGTGCTCCTCTCCTTCCTCAACCAGTTCTTCTCGTACCGGCGGTCGCCGCTGGTCATCACGCAGATCACTGTGCTCGTCGCCACGCTGCCCATCGGCCGTTTCATGGCCGCCGTGCTGCCGTCGACCAAGTGGACGGTTTCGATTCCCGGGTTGGGGCCCCGGGAGTTCTCGCTCAACCCGGGCCCGTTTAACATCAAGGAGCACGTGCTCATATCCATCTTCGCTAATGCGGGCAGCGCTTTCGGAAACGGGCCGGCCTACGCGGTTATGATTGTCGATATTATCATTGCTTTTTATGGGCGGAAGATATCTTTTCTTGCTGGATGGCTCCTTATTATCACCACTCAg GTTCTTGGATATGGATGGGCTGGACTGCTAAGGAAATACGTAGTGGATCCGGCACACATGTGGTGGCCCAGCACTCTCGTCCAGATTTCACTCTTCAG AACACTGCATGAAAAGGATGAAAAGGCAGATGAGGGCGCGAAGAAGCAGATGTCACGATCCAAGTTCTTCTTGATTGCCCTAACATGCAGCTTTCTATGGTACCTCTTCCCAGGCTACCTCTTCAAAACCCTACAGAGCATCTCATGGCTATGCTGGGCCTTCCCACACTCCGTCACCGCCCAGCAGCTCGGCTCCGGCTTCAACGGCCTCGCCATCGGCGCTCTCACCCTCGACTGGTCCGTCGTCGCCTCCTTCCTCTTCAGCCCCCTCATCTCCCCCTTCTTCGCCATCGCCAACATCTTCGTCGGCTACTTCGTCATCATGTACGTCGTCGTCCCCATCTCCTACTGGGGTCTCAACGTCTACAACGCCAAGACCTTCCCCCTCTACTCCGTCGACCTCTTCACCGCCGACGGCCAAGACTACGACATCAAAGCCATTGTCAACAACAACTTCAAGCTCGACAAGGCTCAGTATGCGAAGCAGGGCCGGATTCACTTGAGCATCATGTTCGCTCTCGCCTATGGGTTTGGCTTCGCCACCATCGCAGCCACTATCTCCCACGTCGCGTTGTTCTATGGAAAGGAGATCTACGAGCGGTTCAAGGCCTCTAAGAAGGGGAAGATCGACATCCACACTAGACTGATGATGAAGAACTACCAAGACATACCTTCGTGGTGGTTCTACATTCTTCTTGCGGTGACACTGGTCGTGGCGCTTATGCTCTGCATCTTCATGAAAGACGAGGTGCAGATGCCTGTTTGGGCTCTTGTGCTCTCCGCTGTCCTGGCCTTCTCCTTCACGCTTCCTATCAGCATTATCACTGCAACAACAAATCAGACGCCGGGGCTCAACATAATCACGGAGTACCTCATGGGAGTTATATATCCCGGAAGGCCAATAGCGAATGTGTGCTTCAAGGTGTACGGCTACATGAGCATGAGCCAAGCGGTGGCGTTTCTCAGTGATTTCAAGCTGGGACACTACATGAAGATTCCTCCTAGATCGATGTTTCTGGTGCAGTTCATCGGGACGATGGTTGCGGGCACGGTGAACATGAGCGTGGCGTGGTGGATGCTCCACTCGATCGAAGGGATATGCCACCAAGACCCGGACTCGAGCAGCCCTTGGACGTGCACCAACGACCACGTGTTCTTCGACGCGTCCGTGATCTGGGGTCTGGTTAGTCCCATTAGGATCTTCGGCAGCCAGGGGAACTACCCGGCTCTCAACTGGTTCTTCCTGGTGGGGCTGATGGGTCCCGTGGTTGTGTGGGGGTTCCACAGGGCCTTCCCGCAGCAGTCGTGGATCCCCCTCATCAACCTCCCCGTGCTCCTGGGAGCCACGGCGAACCTGCCGCCGGCGTCTGCTCTCAACTACAATGCTTGGATCTTTGTGGGCACCGTCTTCAACTTCTTCGTGTTTAGGTATCGGAAGAAGTGGTGGCAGAGGTACAACTACATCCTGTCGGCGGCGTTGGATGCCGGGGTGGCCTTCATGGCCGTGCTGCTCTACTTCTCCACCGGCATCGAGAATAAGAGCGTCACGTGGTGGGGCAACGAGGGCGAGCATTGCGGATTGGCGATTTGCCCCACGGCCAAGGGTGTGGTGGTTGAAAACTGCCCGGTGTTTTAG